A genome region from Bacillaceae bacterium IKA-2 includes the following:
- the rpsO gene encoding 30S ribosomal protein S15 — MALTQERKNELIDTYKVHDTDTGSPEVQIAILTEQIVTLNDHLLTHKKDHHSRRGLLKMVGQRRNLLTYLRNNNVVRYRSLVDKLGLRR, encoded by the coding sequence ATGGCATTAACTCAAGAACGTAAAAATGAATTAATTGATACGTATAAAGTGCACGATACTGACACTGGTTCTCCAGAAGTACAGATCGCTATCCTAACGGAGCAAATTGTTACGTTAAACGATCATTTACTTACACATAAGAAGGATCATCACTCACGTCGTGGTCTTTTAAAAATGGTTGGACAACGTCGTAACTTACTAACGTATTTACGTAATAATAACGTTGTACGTTACCGTAGTTTAGTTGATAAGCTTGGTTTACGTCGATAA
- the ribF gene encoding bifunctional riboflavin kinase/FAD synthetase — MLETIMLSHPHQLKKDMIKPSVLALGFFDGVHLGHQRVILTAKQMAEKKQMKSAVMTFNPHPKEVLGKHEGQLNYLSPLPEKQKLFEKLGIDVLYIVEFTLDFANLTPQQFVDDYLIGLHVKHIVAGFDYSYGKLGKGTMETLPFHSREEFTQTTISKVERGIDKISSTFIRSLLNDGKVSLIPEFLGRYYQVKGEVVHGEKLGTKLGFPTANIETDRYILPCTGVYAVCANLNGRNFEGVCNVGYKPTFHKDNKHQETVEVHLFDFNESIYGEEVELQWIERIRSEQKFDSIEQLVTQIQEDKEQAKRIFSKKNMCSCNSY, encoded by the coding sequence ATGTTGGAAACAATTATGCTGTCACACCCTCATCAACTTAAGAAGGACATGATTAAACCGTCAGTTTTGGCATTAGGTTTCTTTGATGGTGTTCATTTAGGTCATCAAAGAGTTATCTTAACAGCTAAACAAATGGCAGAGAAAAAGCAAATGAAATCTGCGGTGATGACCTTTAATCCACATCCAAAAGAGGTGTTAGGGAAGCATGAAGGACAATTAAATTACTTAAGTCCATTGCCTGAAAAACAAAAGTTATTTGAAAAATTAGGTATTGATGTCCTCTATATTGTTGAGTTTACTTTAGATTTCGCCAACTTGACACCACAGCAGTTTGTTGATGACTATTTAATTGGTTTACATGTAAAGCATATTGTTGCTGGATTCGATTATTCTTATGGGAAACTAGGCAAGGGAACAATGGAAACCTTACCTTTTCATTCAAGAGAAGAGTTTACTCAAACAACGATTTCAAAAGTAGAAAGAGGAATCGATAAAATTAGTTCTACTTTTATCCGATCGTTATTAAATGATGGTAAGGTCTCGTTAATACCCGAATTTTTAGGAAGATATTATCAAGTAAAAGGCGAGGTAGTCCATGGTGAAAAGCTAGGCACAAAGCTAGGCTTCCCAACAGCAAATATTGAAACAGATCGATATATACTTCCTTGTACAGGGGTTTATGCTGTTTGCGCTAACTTAAACGGTCGAAATTTTGAAGGTGTTTGTAACGTCGGCTATAAACCGACGTTTCACAAAGACAACAAACATCAGGAAACGGTTGAAGTCCACTTATTTGATTTTAATGAATCTATCTATGGTGAAGAAGTTGAGCTTCAATGGATTGAACGAATAAGAAGTGAACAGAAATTTGATTCTATTGAACAATTAGTTACTCAAATTCAGGAAGATAAAGAGCAAGCAAAACGTATTTTCAGCAAGAAAAATATGTGTTCTTGCAATTCATACTAA
- the truB gene encoding tRNA pseudouridine(55) synthase TruB translates to MELQGILPLHKPKKMTSHDCVAKLRKILKTKKIGHTGTLDPEVTGVLPICIGRATKVAEYMSNYSKTYEGEATIGFSTTTEDFTGEVLERKPIKTFFSRQDIETVLNSFIGEIEQTPPMYSAVKIKGKKLYEYAREGKTIERPKRLVIIHELILLSDPIVVDEDKIKFSFRVHCSKGTYVRTLAVDIGEKLGYPAHMSALVRTSSGPFTLADCLTFEEIEFKMENGELQDSLLKTDEALAFLDRIVVDETDAFKVVNGSVLPLPDGLEANRFTIYNQIGDCLAIYIKHPTKEGLMKPEKILKIVGS, encoded by the coding sequence ATGGAATTACAAGGAATATTACCTTTACATAAGCCCAAGAAGATGACGTCACACGACTGTGTTGCAAAATTAAGAAAAATTTTAAAAACAAAAAAAATTGGTCATACTGGAACTCTAGATCCTGAAGTTACTGGTGTTCTTCCTATTTGCATTGGCCGAGCAACAAAAGTTGCCGAGTATATGTCAAATTACTCGAAGACCTATGAAGGCGAAGCAACAATTGGTTTTTCAACAACGACGGAAGATTTTACGGGGGAAGTGCTAGAAAGGAAACCAATAAAAACGTTTTTTTCTAGACAAGATATTGAAACCGTATTAAACTCTTTTATAGGAGAAATTGAGCAAACACCGCCAATGTATTCTGCTGTAAAGATAAAAGGGAAAAAACTTTATGAATATGCTAGAGAAGGAAAAACAATAGAACGACCTAAGCGTCTAGTTATCATACATGAGCTTATTTTGCTTAGTGATCCTATCGTTGTAGACGAAGATAAAATCAAATTTTCTTTTCGTGTTCACTGTAGTAAAGGAACATATGTAAGAACATTAGCAGTAGATATTGGGGAGAAATTAGGTTATCCAGCCCATATGTCAGCACTTGTTCGAACCTCAAGTGGCCCTTTCACATTAGCTGACTGCTTAACGTTTGAAGAAATAGAATTTAAAATGGAGAATGGTGAGCTTCAAGACTCATTATTAAAAACAGATGAAGCGTTAGCCTTTTTAGACAGAATCGTCGTTGATGAAACAGATGCTTTTAAGGTCGTCAACGGTTCCGTACTTCCTCTCCCAGATGGGTTAGAAGCTAACCGATTTACCATTTATAATCAAATAGGAGATTGTTTAGCCATTTATATCAAGCATCCGACAAAAGAAGGGCTAATGAAACCCGAAAAAATATTAAAAATTGTTGGATCATAA